A part of Loxodonta africana isolate mLoxAfr1 chromosome 11, mLoxAfr1.hap2, whole genome shotgun sequence genomic DNA contains:
- the ZBTB7C gene encoding zinc finger and BTB domain-containing protein 7C codes for MANGIDELIGIPFPNHSSEVLCSLNEQRQDGLLCDVLLVVQEQEYRTHRSVLAACSKYFKKLFTAGTLASQPYVYEIDFVQPEALAAILEFAYTSTLTITASNVKHILNAARMLEIQCVVNVCMEIMEPGGDGGEEDDKEDDDDDEDDEEEEEEEEEEEEEEEEEDDTEDFADQENLPDPQDINCHQSPSKTDHLTEKAYSDTPRDFPDSFQAGSPGHLGVIRDFSIESLLRENLYPKANIPDRRPSLSPFSPDFFPHLWPGDFGAFAQLPEQPMDNGPLDLVIKNRKIKEEEKEELPPPPPPPFPNDFFKDMFPDLPGGPLGPIKAENDYGAYLNFLSATHLGGLFPPWPLVEERKLKPKASQQCPICHKVIMGAGKLPRHMRTHTGEKPYMCNICEVRFTRQDKLKIHMRKHTGERPYLCIHCNAKFVHNYDLKNHMRIHTGVRPYQCEFCYKSFTRSDHLHRHIKRQSCRMARPRRGRKPAAWRAASLLFGPGGPAPDKAAFVMPPALGEMGGHLGGATVCLPGPSPAKHFLAAPKGALSLHELERQFEETQMKLFGRAQLEAERNAGGLLAFALAENVAAARPYFPLPDPWAAGLAGLPGLAGLNHVASMSEANN; via the exons ATGGCCAATGGCATTGACGAGCTCATCGGCATTCCCTTCCCCAACCACAGCAGCGAGGTCCTCTGCAGCCTCAACGAGCAGCGACAGGATGGCCTCCTCTGTGACGTGCTCCTGGTGGTACAGGAGCAGGAGTACCGTACCCACCGCTCCGTCCTGGCGGCCTGCAGCAAGTACTTCAAGAAGCTCTTCACAGCTGGCACCCTAGCCAGCCAGCCCTATGTCTACGAGATCGACTTCGTGCAGCCCGAGGCGCTGGCCGCCATCCTTGAGTTTGCCTACACCTCCACGCTCACCATCACCGCCTCCAACGTCAAGCACATCCTCAATGCTGCCAGGATGCTGGAGATCCAGTGCGTCGTGAATGTGTGCATGGAGATCATGGAGCCTGGCGGGGATGGGGGCGAGGAGGACGACAAGGAGGATGATGACGATGACGAAGAtgacgaggaggaggaggaagaagaggaggaggaggaagaagaggaggaggaggaggatgacACGGAGGATTTCGCTGACCAAGAGAACTTGCCAGACCCCCAGGACATCAACTGCCACCAAAGCCCTTCCAAGACGGACCATCTCACGGAGAAGGCTTATTCAGACACACCCAGGGACTTTCCTGATTCCTTCCAGGCTGGCAGCCCTGGCCATCTGGGGGTGATCCGGGACTTCTCCATTGAATCCCTGCTGAGGGAGAACCTGTACCCCAAAGCCAACATCCCCGACAGAAGACCCTCCTTATCTCCATTCTCCCCGGACTTCTTCCCACACCTCTGGCCAGGGGACTTTGGTGCCTTCGCCCAGCTGCCTGAGCAGCCTATGGACAATGGGCCCCTGGACCTGGTCATCAAGAACCGGAAGatcaaggaggaagagaaggaggagctgcccccacccccgcccccaccgtTCCCTAACGACTTCTTCAAGGACATGTTCCCAGACCTTCCTGGGGGGCCGCTGGGCCCCATCAAGGCAGAGAATGACTATGGTGCCTATCTCAACTTCCTGAGTGCCACCCACCTGGGGGGCCTTTTCCCCCCCTGGCCACTGGTGGAGGAGCGCAAGCTGAAGCCCAAGGCCTCTCAGCAGTGCCCCATCTGCCACAAAGTCATCATGGGGGCCGGGAAACTGCCGCGGCATATGAGGACCCACACCGGGGAGAAGCCATACATGTGCAACATCTGTGAGGTCCGCTTCACCAG GCAAGACAAGCTGAAGATCCACATGCGGAAGCACACCGGGGAGCGGCCCTACCTGTGCATCCACTGTAACGCCAAGTTCGTGCACAATTACGACCTCAAGAACCACATGCGTATCCACACGGGCGTGCGGCCCTACCAGTGCGAGTTCTGCTACAAGAGCTTCACCCGTTCCGACCACCTGCACCGCCACATCAAGCGCCAGAGCTGCCGCATGGCGCGGCCCCGGCGCGGCCGCAAGCCCGCCGCCTGGAGGGCTGCCAGCCTGCTCTTCGGGCCCGGAGGCCCGGCCCCCGACAAGGCGGCCTTCGTGATGCCGCCCGCGCTGGGCGAGATGGGCGGCCACCTGGGTGGGGCCACCGTGTGCCTGCCGGGCCCCAGCCCCGCCAAGCACTTCCTGGCGGCGCCCAAGGGCGCCCTGAGCCTGCACGAGCTCGAGCGGCAGTTCGAGGAGACGCAGATGAAGCTGTTCGGGCGCGCCCAGCTGGAGGCCGAGAGGAACGCGGGGGGCCTCTTGGCCTTCGCGCTGGCCGAGAACGTGGCTGCGGCGCGGCCCTACTTCCCGCTGCCCGACCCGTGGGCCGCGGGCTTGGCTGGCCTCCCCGGGCTCGCCGGCCTTAACCACGTGGCCTCCATGTCTGAAGCCAACAACTAG